In Corynebacterium aquatimens, one genomic interval encodes:
- the rplQ gene encoding 50S ribosomal protein L17 yields the protein MPTPKKGPRLGGSASHQKHILSNLASNLFEHGAVKTTDAKAKMLRPYAEKLITKAKSGTVNDRRAVAAEIPNKDVVAHLFHELAPKFENRPGGYTRIIKLENRKGDNAPMSQISLVLEETVTSEATRATRAAASKEAAAAAAEALAPAETEAPADAEAPANAETEAPANAEAPANADAAAEEAVEAPAEDEK from the coding sequence ATGCCTACCCCGAAGAAGGGTCCCCGTCTCGGCGGTTCGGCAAGCCACCAGAAGCACATTCTGTCCAACCTGGCTTCCAACCTGTTCGAGCACGGCGCAGTGAAGACCACTGACGCCAAAGCCAAGATGCTGCGCCCCTACGCTGAGAAGCTGATCACCAAGGCAAAGTCCGGCACGGTCAACGACCGCCGCGCTGTTGCCGCAGAGATCCCGAACAAGGATGTCGTTGCACACCTGTTCCACGAGCTTGCTCCGAAGTTTGAGAACCGCCCCGGTGGTTACACCCGCATCATCAAACTGGAAAACCGCAAGGGCGACAACGCTCCGATGTCCCAGATCTCCCTCGTTCTCGAGGAGACCGTGACCTCCGAGGCAACCCGCGCTACCCGCGCCGCTGCCTCCAAGGAAGCCGCCGCCGCAGCTGCCGAAGCACTGGCCCCCGCCGAGACCGAAGCCCCGGCCGACGCTGAGGCCCCCGCCAACGCCGAGACCGAAGCCCCGGCCAACGCGGAAGCTCCCGCCAACGCCGACGCCGCTGCTGAAGAAGCAGTTGAGGCCCCGGCCGAAGACGAGAAGTAA
- a CDS encoding DNA-directed RNA polymerase subunit alpha produces the protein MLISQRPQLTEEYIDTNRSKFVIEPLEPGFGYTLGNSLRRTLLSSIPGAAVTSIKIEGVLHEFTTIPGVKENVSEIILNVKDLVLSSTSDEPVMVYLSKEGPADVTAADLDLPADITVHNPDLHIASLNEQARLEMELVVERGRGYVPAMPNSGGEIGLIPVDQIYSPVLKVSYKVEATRVEQRTDFDKLIIDVETKNSMTARDALASAGSTLVELFGLARELNTAAEGIEIGPSPQETEYIAAYNMPIEDLNFSVRSYNCLKRQEIHTVGELAECTESDLLDIRNFGQKSINEVKIKLASLGLTLKDAPEDFDPTQIEGYDAETGDYIDDSAE, from the coding sequence ATGCTCATCTCACAGCGCCCTCAGCTCACCGAGGAATACATCGATACCAACCGCTCGAAGTTCGTAATCGAGCCACTCGAGCCCGGTTTCGGGTACACCCTGGGTAACTCCCTGCGCCGCACCCTGCTGTCGTCCATCCCTGGAGCAGCAGTGACCTCGATCAAGATCGAGGGTGTGCTGCACGAGTTCACCACCATCCCCGGTGTGAAGGAAAACGTTTCTGAGATCATCCTCAACGTCAAGGACCTAGTTCTGTCGTCCACCTCGGACGAGCCGGTCATGGTCTACCTGTCCAAGGAAGGCCCGGCTGACGTCACTGCAGCTGACCTGGACCTTCCGGCTGACATCACGGTCCACAACCCTGATCTCCACATCGCTTCGCTCAACGAGCAGGCTCGCCTGGAGATGGAGCTCGTGGTGGAGCGCGGCCGCGGCTACGTGCCTGCGATGCCGAACTCCGGTGGTGAGATCGGTCTGATCCCGGTTGATCAGATTTACTCGCCGGTGCTGAAGGTGTCCTACAAGGTCGAGGCAACGCGTGTTGAGCAGCGCACCGACTTTGACAAGCTGATCATCGATGTGGAGACCAAGAACTCCATGACTGCCCGCGACGCCCTGGCGTCCGCTGGTTCCACCCTGGTTGAACTGTTCGGCCTCGCTCGCGAGCTGAACACCGCCGCCGAGGGCATCGAGATTGGCCCGTCCCCGCAGGAGACGGAGTACATCGCGGCCTACAACATGCCGATCGAGGACCTGAACTTCTCCGTTCGCTCCTACAACTGCCTGAAGCGCCAGGAAATCCACACCGTCGGTGAGCTCGCCGAGTGCACCGAGAGCGACCTGCTGGATATCCGCAACTTCGGTCAGAAGTCCATCAACGAGGTCAAGATCAAGCTTGCCTCCTTGGGCCTGACCCTGAAGGACGCTCCTGAGGATTTCGATCCGACGCAGATTGAGGGCTACGACGCTGAGACTGGCGATTACATCGACGATTCCGCTGAGTAA
- the rpsD gene encoding 30S ribosomal protein S4, producing MARYTGPATRKSRRLRVDLVGGDMSFERRPYPPGQAGRARVKESEYLLQLQEKQKARFNYGVMEKQFRRYYDEANRLPGKTGDNLLVLLESRLDNVIYRAGLARTRRQARQLVSHGHFLVNGVKTNIPSFQVSQYDIIDVREKSQKMIWFEEAQDNLVDAVVPAWLQVVPESLRILVHQRPERAQIDVPIQEQLIVELYSK from the coding sequence ATGGCTCGTTACACTGGCCCCGCTACACGTAAATCTCGTCGTCTCCGCGTTGACCTGGTCGGCGGTGACATGTCCTTCGAGCGCCGCCCGTACCCTCCGGGTCAGGCTGGCCGCGCTCGCGTCAAGGAGTCTGAGTACTTGCTCCAGCTGCAGGAGAAGCAGAAGGCTCGCTTCAACTACGGCGTCATGGAGAAGCAGTTCCGCCGCTACTACGATGAGGCCAACCGCCTCCCGGGTAAGACTGGTGACAACCTACTGGTTCTTCTGGAATCCCGCCTGGACAACGTCATCTACCGCGCTGGTCTGGCACGCACCCGTCGTCAAGCTCGACAGCTCGTGTCCCACGGCCACTTCCTGGTCAACGGTGTGAAGACGAACATCCCATCCTTCCAGGTTTCTCAGTACGACATCATCGATGTTCGTGAGAAGTCCCAGAAGATGATCTGGTTCGAAGAGGCTCAGGATAACCTGGTAGATGCCGTTGTTCCGGCATGGCTTCAGGTTGTTCCGGAGTCCCTGCGCATCCTCGTGCACCAGCGGCCCGAGCGTGCTCAGATCGATGTTCCGATCCAGGAGCAGCTCATCGTCGAGCTTTACTCGAAGTAA
- the rpsK gene encoding 30S ribosomal protein S11, translated as MPPQTRGRRTGRRIVKKNVAAGHAYIKSTFNNTIVSITDPHGAVISWASSGHVGFKGSRKSTPFAAQMAAENAARKAMEHGMKKVDVFVKGPGSGRETAIRSLQAAGLEVSSISDVTPQPFNGCRPPKRRRV; from the coding sequence ATGCCTCCACAGACTCGTGGCCGCCGCACTGGCCGCCGCATCGTAAAGAAGAACGTGGCTGCAGGCCACGCTTACATCAAGTCCACCTTCAACAACACCATCGTGTCCATCACGGACCCGCACGGTGCTGTTATCTCTTGGGCGTCCTCCGGCCACGTTGGCTTCAAGGGCTCGCGCAAGTCCACCCCGTTCGCCGCGCAGATGGCTGCTGAGAACGCAGCCCGCAAGGCAATGGAGCACGGCATGAAGAAGGTCGACGTCTTTGTCAAGGGTCCGGGTTCGGGCCGCGAAACCGCTATCCGTTCGCTCCAGGCTGCCGGCCTGGAGGTGTCCTCGATCTCGGATGTGACGCCTCAGCCGTTCAACGGTTGCCGTCCGCCGAAGCGTCGTCGCGTCTAG
- the rpsM gene encoding 30S ribosomal protein S13, translating into MARLAGVDLPRNKRMEIALTYIYGIGPARSKELLEKTGISPDLRTDNLTDEQLSALRDVIESTWKVEGDLRREVQADIRRKIEIGSYQGLRHRRGLPVRGQRTKTNARTRKGPKKTIAGKKK; encoded by the coding sequence ATGGCACGTCTAGCTGGTGTGGATCTGCCGCGCAACAAGCGCATGGAGATCGCACTGACCTACATTTACGGAATTGGGCCTGCCCGTTCCAAGGAATTGCTGGAGAAGACCGGCATTTCTCCTGACCTGCGTACGGACAACCTGACCGATGAGCAGCTGTCCGCACTTCGTGATGTCATCGAGAGCACCTGGAAGGTCGAAGGTGACCTTCGCCGCGAGGTTCAGGCTGACATCCGCCGCAAGATTGAGATCGGCTCCTACCAGGGCCTGCGCCACCGTCGTGGACTTCCGGTTCGCGGCCAGCGCACGAAGACCAATGCGCGTACCCGTAAGGGTCCGAAGAAGACCATCGCAGGAAAGAAGAAGTAA
- the infA gene encoding translation initiation factor IF-1 gives MAKEGAIEVEGRIIEPLKNAMFRVELDNGHEVLAHISGKMRQHYIRILPEDRVVVELSPYDLERGRIVYRYK, from the coding sequence ATGGCAAAAGAAGGCGCAATCGAAGTCGAGGGTCGCATTATTGAGCCCTTGAAGAACGCAATGTTCCGTGTCGAGTTGGACAACGGGCATGAGGTCTTGGCACACATCAGTGGCAAGATGCGCCAGCACTACATCCGCATCCTCCCTGAAGACAGGGTCGTTGTGGAGCTGTCTCCCTACGACCTTGAGCGTGGTCGTATCGTCTACCGCTACAAGTAA
- a CDS encoding L,D-transpeptidase, with the protein MLKKPRETRSASLLRKAAMFVTSAGVAASLVVAPAPATAQPALPALPALSSASPAAFVQYAETSLRNTAYAPGSGVQDLIWNARNSLRVQVDQFFGRDKATADRLKAEIDRIVEMLSPGLIAARTPKPAPKPAPKPAPKPAPKPAPAPKPAPRSNPCPPQAKACVDIRNQKSWLQNNGRIYYGPVTVATGKAGYETPKGWHRVNRKVRDEISYEFGNAPMPFATYFTYNGIAFHQGDPAYRSHGCVRMYRQDAIKYFNDLQIGDQVYVF; encoded by the coding sequence ATGCTGAAAAAGCCCCGTGAAACTCGTTCCGCTTCCTTGCTGCGCAAGGCGGCCATGTTTGTCACCAGCGCCGGTGTCGCTGCCTCCTTGGTTGTAGCCCCGGCTCCTGCTACCGCTCAACCCGCGCTTCCTGCCCTGCCTGCACTGTCCAGCGCTAGCCCTGCTGCTTTCGTTCAGTACGCAGAGACCTCCCTGCGAAACACCGCATACGCGCCCGGCAGCGGTGTTCAGGACCTGATCTGGAACGCTCGTAACTCTCTTCGTGTCCAGGTGGATCAGTTCTTTGGCCGTGACAAGGCTACCGCTGACCGCCTCAAGGCTGAGATTGACCGCATCGTGGAGATGCTGTCCCCGGGCCTCATTGCAGCGCGCACCCCGAAGCCTGCACCCAAGCCGGCGCCGAAGCCCGCACCTAAGCCGGCGCCCAAGCCGGCTCCCGCCCCAAAGCCTGCTCCGCGCAGCAACCCGTGCCCGCCGCAGGCAAAGGCCTGCGTTGACATCCGTAACCAGAAGAGCTGGCTGCAGAACAACGGTCGCATCTACTACGGCCCTGTCACCGTGGCAACCGGTAAGGCTGGGTATGAGACGCCGAAGGGCTGGCACCGCGTAAACCGTAAGGTGCGCGATGAGATTTCCTACGAATTCGGCAACGCCCCGATGCCGTTTGCAACCTACTTCACCTACAACGGCATTGCCTTCCACCAGGGTGACCCGGCGTACCGCTCCCACGGTTGCGTGCGCATGTACCGCCAGGACGCGATCAAGTACTTCAACGACCTGCAGATCGGCGACCAGGTCTACGTCTTCTAA
- the map gene encoding type I methionyl aminopeptidase, protein MEAAGRIVGQALLAVREAASVGTTTADLDAVAEEVIRSHGAVPTFLGYGGFPASICSSVNDVVVHGIPSADTVLRDGDLVSIDCGATLDGWVGDSAISFGVGELDPAVDKLNRATEQVLYDGLGAMVPGNRLTDVSHALEKATRKAEADFGIKLGILAGYGGHGIGSEMHEDPYLANEGRPGKGPVIQEGSVMAIEPMLILGGETESTVLDDDWTVVTDDGSPAAHWEHTVAATADGPRILTPR, encoded by the coding sequence ATGGAAGCCGCCGGGCGAATCGTGGGCCAGGCCCTCCTCGCGGTCCGTGAAGCCGCTTCGGTGGGTACAACGACAGCGGACCTTGACGCGGTCGCGGAAGAGGTCATCCGCTCCCACGGGGCGGTGCCCACGTTTTTGGGCTACGGCGGATTCCCCGCCTCGATCTGTTCCTCGGTCAACGATGTCGTGGTGCACGGCATCCCCAGCGCCGACACAGTCCTGCGCGATGGTGATTTAGTATCCATCGATTGCGGCGCGACGCTGGACGGCTGGGTCGGGGACTCCGCTATCTCGTTCGGGGTAGGGGAGCTTGACCCGGCCGTCGATAAGCTCAATCGCGCGACCGAGCAGGTGCTTTACGACGGGTTGGGGGCGATGGTGCCCGGAAACCGCCTGACTGATGTCTCGCACGCGTTGGAGAAAGCCACGCGCAAGGCTGAGGCCGATTTTGGGATCAAGCTGGGGATCCTCGCAGGATACGGCGGCCACGGCATCGGCAGTGAGATGCATGAGGACCCGTACCTGGCTAATGAGGGCCGTCCCGGAAAAGGGCCGGTGATCCAGGAGGGTTCGGTGATGGCGATTGAGCCGATGCTGATTCTTGGCGGGGAGACGGAATCGACCGTCTTGGACGACGACTGGACCGTTGTTACCGATGATGGTTCGCCCGCAGCGCACTGGGAACACACCGTGGCTGCGACGGCGGATGGCCCACGGATTCTCACTCCGCGGTAG
- a CDS encoding adenylate kinase, protein MRLVLLGPPGAGKGTQAALLSEKLNIPHISTGDLFRANIGEGTPLGKEAKEYIDAGKLVPTEVTARMVEDRLSEDDAANGFLLDGFPRTVEQADLLEEMLNKHGLKLDGVLNFKVDEDVVVERMLARGRADDNEDTIRTRLQVYRDETAPLIDHYGDQLINIDAEGEVEEINARTLNEINARSAQ, encoded by the coding sequence ATGCGACTCGTACTCCTTGGCCCTCCCGGTGCCGGCAAAGGCACCCAGGCTGCTCTTCTCTCTGAGAAGCTGAACATCCCGCACATCTCCACCGGCGACCTATTCCGCGCCAACATCGGTGAAGGTACCCCTCTGGGCAAGGAAGCCAAGGAGTACATTGACGCCGGCAAGCTGGTGCCCACCGAGGTCACGGCGCGCATGGTCGAAGACCGCCTGAGCGAAGACGACGCTGCAAACGGCTTTCTGCTCGACGGCTTCCCGCGCACGGTGGAGCAGGCCGATCTTTTGGAAGAGATGCTGAACAAGCACGGCCTGAAGCTCGACGGTGTTTTGAACTTCAAGGTCGATGAGGACGTGGTGGTGGAGCGCATGCTCGCCCGCGGCCGCGCTGATGACAATGAGGACACGATCCGTACCCGCCTTCAGGTCTACCGCGATGAGACCGCTCCGCTGATTGACCACTACGGTGACCAGCTGATCAACATTGACGCTGAAGGCGAGGTCGAGGAGATCAACGCCCGCACGCTGAACGAGATCAACGCGCGCAGCGCACAGTAG
- the secY gene encoding preprotein translocase subunit SecY, whose protein sequence is MSAIVQAFKDADLRKKILITLALMILYRIGAQIPTPGVDYALIAQRLEQMKETAGGNIFSVISLFSGGALLQLSIFAIGIMPYITASIIVQLLTVVIPRFEELKKEGQSGQTKMTQYTRYLTVGLALLQSAGIVALADREQLLGSGVPVLVEDRNIFTLIMMVVVMTSGAILIMWLGEIITEKGVGNGMSLLIFAGIATRLPSDGIQIYRQSGPLVFAVVLAAVVLLVVGIIFIEQGQRRIPVQYAKRMVGRRQYGGTSTYLPLKVNQAGVIPVIFASSLMYVPVLITQIVNSNKPTPPDNWWMGNVMSWLQNPSSWQYILLYFTLIIFFSYFYVSIQYDPVEQADNMKKYGGFIPGIRPGRPTAEYLAFVMNRLLFVGALYLGFIAILPNIALDLGVGGSGNAGMTAFGGTAILIMVSVALTTVKQIESQLLQSNYEGLLK, encoded by the coding sequence GTGTCTGCCATTGTTCAGGCGTTTAAAGATGCCGATCTGCGCAAGAAGATTCTGATCACCCTTGCGCTGATGATCCTGTACCGCATCGGCGCCCAGATCCCCACCCCGGGAGTTGACTACGCTCTGATCGCGCAACGGCTCGAACAGATGAAGGAAACTGCCGGCGGCAACATCTTCTCCGTCATCTCGCTGTTTAGCGGTGGCGCGCTGCTGCAGTTATCCATCTTCGCCATCGGCATCATGCCGTACATTACGGCGTCGATTATCGTGCAGCTGCTCACCGTGGTCATTCCGCGCTTTGAGGAGCTGAAGAAGGAAGGCCAGTCCGGGCAGACGAAGATGACGCAGTACACGCGTTACCTCACCGTGGGCTTGGCGCTTCTGCAGTCCGCGGGCATCGTCGCCTTGGCAGACCGTGAGCAGCTGCTTGGCTCTGGCGTTCCGGTGCTGGTGGAAGACCGCAACATCTTCACCCTGATCATGATGGTTGTTGTGATGACCTCCGGTGCGATCCTCATCATGTGGCTTGGTGAGATTATCACGGAAAAGGGCGTGGGCAACGGTATGTCGCTGCTCATCTTCGCTGGTATTGCTACCCGCCTGCCCTCGGACGGCATTCAGATCTACCGTCAGTCGGGCCCGCTGGTCTTCGCTGTGGTTCTCGCCGCTGTGGTCCTGCTCGTCGTGGGCATCATCTTCATTGAGCAGGGACAGCGCCGCATCCCGGTGCAGTACGCAAAGCGCATGGTTGGCCGCCGCCAGTACGGTGGCACGTCCACGTACCTCCCGCTGAAGGTCAACCAGGCCGGTGTTATCCCGGTGATCTTCGCCTCCTCGCTGATGTACGTTCCCGTGCTGATCACCCAGATCGTGAACTCCAACAAGCCCACGCCGCCGGATAACTGGTGGATGGGCAACGTGATGTCGTGGCTCCAGAACCCGAGTTCGTGGCAGTACATCCTGCTGTACTTCACACTGATCATCTTCTTCAGCTACTTCTACGTCTCCATCCAGTACGACCCGGTGGAGCAGGCTGACAACATGAAGAAGTACGGCGGCTTCATCCCTGGCATTCGCCCGGGCCGCCCGACGGCGGAGTACCTGGCATTCGTGATGAACCGCCTCCTGTTCGTCGGCGCCCTGTACCTTGGATTTATCGCGATTTTGCCGAACATCGCTCTTGATCTTGGTGTCGGTGGCTCTGGAAACGCGGGCATGACCGCGTTCGGTGGTACCGCAATCCTGATTATGGTCTCCGTGGCCTTGACCACGGTGAAGCAAATTGAATCCCAACTGTTGCAATCTAACTACGAAGGACTGTTGAAGTAA
- the rplO gene encoding 50S ribosomal protein L15, giving the protein MSDVIKLHDLRPAEGAKKAKTRVGRGEASKGKTAGRGTKGTKARKQVSAGFEGGQMPIHMRLPKLKGFKNPNHVVYQVVNVSDLEARFPQGGTIGVAEIVEAGLARKNQPVKILGNGDISVKLDVTAQKFSGSAKEKIEAAGGSVTEDAFRRA; this is encoded by the coding sequence ATGTCTGATGTGATCAAGCTTCATGATCTGCGCCCGGCTGAGGGTGCGAAGAAGGCAAAGACCCGCGTGGGTCGTGGTGAGGCGTCCAAGGGTAAGACCGCTGGTCGCGGTACCAAGGGTACGAAGGCTCGCAAGCAGGTGTCGGCCGGCTTCGAGGGTGGCCAGATGCCGATCCACATGCGTCTGCCGAAGCTCAAGGGCTTCAAGAACCCGAACCACGTTGTGTACCAGGTCGTCAACGTTTCTGACCTGGAGGCTCGCTTCCCGCAGGGCGGCACCATCGGTGTCGCAGAGATCGTTGAGGCCGGACTGGCTCGCAAGAACCAGCCGGTGAAGATCCTGGGCAACGGCGACATCAGCGTCAAGCTGGACGTCACGGCTCAGAAGTTCTCTGGCTCCGCGAAGGAGAAGATCGAGGCAGCTGGCGGCTCCGTTACGGAGGATGCTTTCCGCCGCGCATAA
- the rpmD gene encoding 50S ribosomal protein L30, which translates to MALKITLHHGKVGQKPITRRNLESLGLRKIGQSVIKRDNEATRGMILRVRHLVDVEEVADSELPAPKK; encoded by the coding sequence ATGGCTTTGAAAATCACTCTGCACCACGGCAAGGTGGGCCAGAAGCCGATCACGCGCCGCAACCTGGAGTCCCTGGGTCTGCGCAAGATCGGTCAGTCCGTGATCAAGCGCGACAATGAGGCTACGCGTGGCATGATCCTGCGCGTGCGCCACTTGGTTGACGTTGAGGAAGTTGCTGACAGTGAACTTCCCGCACCGAAGAAGTAA
- the rpsE gene encoding 30S ribosomal protein S5, translating into MSDREQRDGGTSAEERAAADATAQNNGADNAAQDNGGRRGNRDERSDRGGRDGGRRDGGRRDGGRGRREEDERDKYIERVVTINRVAKTVKGGRNMSFTALVVVGDGQGMVGVGYGKAKEVPAAIQKGAEEARKNFFRVPMIGGTIPHPVQGEAAAGIVMLRPAAPGTGVIAGGAARPVLECAGIQDILAKSLGSDNALNVVQATVAGLKQLVRPEEVAAKRGKSIEEVAPARMLRMRAGQEA; encoded by the coding sequence ATGTCGGATCGTGAACAGCGCGACGGCGGAACTTCCGCTGAAGAGCGCGCAGCGGCAGATGCCACTGCACAGAACAACGGCGCAGACAACGCTGCGCAGGACAACGGCGGACGCCGCGGTAACCGCGACGAGCGTTCGGACCGTGGTGGCCGCGATGGTGGCCGCCGCGACGGAGGCCGCCGTGACGGTGGCCGTGGCCGCCGCGAAGAGGACGAGCGCGATAAGTACATCGAGCGCGTCGTTACCATCAACCGTGTTGCGAAGACCGTTAAGGGTGGCCGCAACATGTCGTTCACCGCTTTGGTAGTCGTCGGCGACGGCCAGGGAATGGTCGGTGTCGGCTACGGCAAGGCCAAGGAAGTTCCGGCCGCGATTCAAAAGGGTGCTGAGGAAGCTCGCAAGAACTTCTTCCGCGTTCCGATGATCGGTGGCACCATTCCTCACCCGGTTCAGGGCGAGGCCGCAGCGGGCATCGTGATGCTCCGCCCGGCTGCTCCTGGTACCGGTGTCATTGCCGGTGGTGCTGCTCGTCCGGTGCTCGAGTGTGCTGGTATCCAGGACATCCTGGCCAAGTCGCTCGGCTCTGACAACGCCCTCAACGTCGTTCAGGCGACCGTTGCGGGCCTGAAGCAGCTCGTGCGCCCCGAGGAGGTTGCTGCAAAGCGCGGCAAGTCCATCGAAGAGGTCGCTCCGGCTCGTATGTTGCGCATGCGCGCAGGACAGGAGGCCTAA
- the rplR gene encoding 50S ribosomal protein L18, whose amino-acid sequence MSTESTTQKRVPVGRDISTRRREARVRRHERIRKNLRGTAEAPRLAVHRSSRHISVQLIDDLAGHTLASASSIEDDVRALEGDKKAKAAKVGALIAERAQQAGITAVVFDRGGYKYHGRVAALAEAAREGGLKF is encoded by the coding sequence ATGAGCACTGAATCTACTACGCAGAAGCGCGTGCCGGTTGGCCGCGACATTTCCACCCGTCGTCGTGAAGCGCGCGTGCGCCGTCACGAGCGTATCCGCAAGAACCTGCGAGGCACCGCCGAGGCTCCGCGCCTGGCAGTGCACCGCAGCTCGCGCCACATCTCCGTTCAGCTTATCGACGATCTGGCGGGCCACACCCTGGCGTCCGCTTCCTCGATCGAGGATGACGTACGCGCACTCGAGGGCGACAAGAAGGCTAAGGCAGCCAAGGTCGGCGCTCTGATCGCTGAGCGTGCACAGCAGGCTGGCATCACCGCAGTCGTTTTTGACCGTGGTGGTTACAAGTACCACGGCCGCGTTGCAGCTCTTGCTGAGGCGGCTCGCGAAGGTGGTCTGAAGTTCTAA
- the rplF gene encoding 50S ribosomal protein L6 encodes MSRIGKNPITIPNGVDTKIDGQHVEVKGPKGTLSLDIPEPITAAVEDNQIVVSRPDDNRTNRSLHGLSRSLINNLVVGVTEGYKINMEIFGVGYRVQQKGKDLEFSLGYSHPILIAAPEGVTFAVDGNTKFSIEGIDKQQVGQIAANIRRLRKDDPYKGKGIRYEGEQVRRKVGKTGK; translated from the coding sequence ATGTCTCGTATTGGTAAGAACCCAATCACTATCCCCAACGGCGTTGACACGAAGATCGACGGCCAGCACGTTGAGGTCAAGGGCCCGAAGGGCACCCTGTCCTTGGACATTCCGGAGCCGATCACCGCAGCAGTTGAGGACAACCAGATCGTTGTTTCTCGCCCGGATGACAACCGCACTAACCGCAGCCTCCACGGTCTGTCGCGCTCGCTGATCAACAACCTGGTTGTTGGCGTCACCGAGGGTTACAAGATCAACATGGAGATCTTCGGTGTGGGTTACCGTGTCCAGCAGAAGGGCAAGGACCTTGAGTTCTCCCTGGGCTACTCCCACCCGATCCTGATCGCCGCGCCGGAGGGCGTCACCTTCGCGGTCGACGGCAACACGAAGTTCTCCATCGAGGGAATTGACAAGCAGCAGGTTGGACAGATCGCCGCGAACATTCGCCGTCTGCGTAAGGATGACCCGTACAAGGGTAAGGGCATCCGTTACGAGGGCGAGCAGGTTCGCCGCAAGGTCGGAAAGACGGGTAAGTAA
- the rpsH gene encoding 30S ribosomal protein S8 codes for MTMTDPIADMLSRVRNANNAHHDSVSMPSSKLKVNIAEILKQEGYISDFRVEDAKVGKTLSLDLKYGPQREASIAGLRRVSKPGLRVYAKSNDLPQVLGGLGVAIISTSHGLLTDRQAHEKGVGGEVLAYVW; via the coding sequence ATGACCATGACAGATCCCATTGCGGACATGCTGTCACGCGTGCGCAACGCTAACAACGCGCACCATGACTCCGTGTCCATGCCCTCTTCGAAGTTGAAGGTCAACATCGCAGAGATCCTCAAGCAGGAGGGCTACATTTCCGATTTCCGCGTTGAGGACGCAAAGGTTGGCAAGACCCTGTCCCTCGACCTGAAGTACGGCCCGCAGCGCGAGGCATCCATCGCTGGTCTACGCCGCGTGTCCAAGCCAGGTCTTCGCGTGTACGCAAAGTCCAACGACCTGCCGCAGGTGCTCGGCGGCCTGGGTGTGGCTATCATCTCCACCTCCCACGGCTTGCTGACGGACCGCCAGGCTCACGAGAAGGGTGTGGGCGGGGAAGTCCTCGCCTACGTCTGGTAA